gaagaaggtTGTCTCTGGTGGCTGGCAAGTGAATCCCTTCTCTTTCATTGCGTTCTGATTAATTTGATTATATTGCCAGGATACTATGAAGCCTTTTCGCCTTTTCTCTGACAGTAGTTATTCTCTTTGGGTTTTAATTTgatcttgtttggtttttttttttttggtttttttttctttttccttctagcGTACCCAAACATTGCTGAAAGAATATAAAGAAAGGGGGAAGACAAATGTGTTTAAAGATAAACGTTTTGGTGAATATGACACCAAAATAAGTCCTGAGGAAAAGATGATCAGACGATTCGCTTTGGAAAGACAGGTAAAgtatagtaatttaaaaaaaaaaaaaaaaaaactacgaGAAGTGGTTGATTTTTCTAGGTTGGGAGTATCCCCCTTAACAGAAGGGTTTGCAGGAtaatgcttcctttttttttattctgtatgcTTGGAATTTTTATGGCTAAACAGTTTTTTGTAAGTATCCACAATTTTTCGTTAaaactttctggttttgcaagacagctttttgaagcagaaattcCTTTGAGTGCTGATGTGCAATAAAACCAGTTTTAAGTGGGTTCATTGAGTGATTGGTTTTCTGTGATTGCTTTGGCTACTGTGATTTGGGAATTGAATGAGCAAAAGGCAGCCAGCATCAAGTACACTTTGGGATTCTAGTCTAGCAGTTGAACAGAAGGCTGATCAGAAGAGCTCTGTAACTTACTGTCATTCTGTAATGGGAGTTGTGTGTGCAGCGCTGTTCTTTCTGCCTCATCATACTCAGTCTCCAGAATTGAGTAGGATAATAGCATGTTCTACTGATAATTTCTATAGGTTAAAGTCTGTTTCATTAGGCATGAAATGTAGTGATTACGAATTGATCTTACTGCTATGTAGATAATATTTAAGCTTCCTTAGGCTCTTTTAAGTTACTTCATTTGTACATTAGTATAAGAATAAGACAAGCCTTATACTCCTGCTCTTGAGGTTTAATATATTTGAATTACAGTATTGGTAGTGCTCTTATTCCAGTGCTCTGTTCCAGCAGAACGCTGGAATGAAAATCTCCTCAACTAgcattaaaaatacagtctttATTACTTTGTTGCCTCTGaactaaaaatgttttgatattcaattaatttgttttactaTTCTTAGCAAAATTATGGGAAGAAGAATATCTATAATCTTAATGAAGATGAGGAATTGACTCATTATGGCCAGTCTTTGGCAGAAATTGAAAAGCTAAATGATATTGTTGACAGTGACagtgacacagaagaaaaaggaacattGTCAGGTAAGGCATGTCAGCGAATGTCCCACTGCAGGTTTTATTGCTGGTACATGTacatcacagaattgtttaggttggaaaagacctttatgatcattgagtccaaccgtagtTGGACTTATCATTTGTTTGGTATTGTCTTTCAGTGAGAAAGAATATTATGTATTTTGAGCCCTTTTGGCAGAATCTGAAGTGTGAGATTTCTGGTTGCTTTCTTGCACCTCCGCActttaaaatgttgaaaaaaaacacGCTCCTACCTTGTGCAAAATGTTGTCAGCTTAAATTATCTGTCTAGCATTAATCTTTGGTATGGCTGTTCCCACAGGTATGGGAATAGTACATGATTGATTCAGTAGGTTTTAATTGCTCCCATTCTGAAACAATAGGAAGGCAATatcccagcagcagcaacactcCAGCTTTCATGTATGGATTGGAAAGGATTCACAATCTACTCTCTTTTTTTAGCTGAATTAACTGCTGCTCACTTTGGCGGCGGTGGAGGCCTCCTTCGTAAAAAAGTATCAAGTGGGCAGCAAGAcgaagaggaggaaaaacctAAATCTAGGAAGGAACTCATAGAAGAGATGATAGCCAAATCTAAACAAGAAAAGGTGAGTTTTTAACCCTGACGTACAGATAAGCATGATTAAGAAGCTGTCAcaatttctgtctttgcagAATAACATAAAAGTGGCATAGAAAGCAACAGAGACAGCGATCTAGGAGAAGAGTCGAAGTTCCTTGAATCAAGTCCACTTGACTTTGTATGCATTTTAGGTTACGCATTGAATATCGACTATTCTTTTGtatccccaggacccctcttcCACTGACTCCTAACTGGTTTCTCTATGCAATCCTTGTGCCATTCAGTGTAACTATACTGCTTCCTCCACCAAGAATGTTAATgtttacagtttaaaaatgttaaaagaatTTGCTAAAATAATTTGCAGCATTTTGATTTTATGTTGTGAATGATGTGTCATGTTCATCTGAATGTAAGTGCTgcatttgggttttattttgttctgtttttttctagcaAGAGAGGCAAAATCGGAGAGAAAGTGCATTAGAACTCACAGAAAAGCTTGACAATGACTGGAAGGAAGTCCATAGCCTCATTGCTCGCAAACCCCCAAAGTCAGAAAGAAAGGACAAAGAAGTAGAAAAACCCAAGGTAAAGTTTTGGCTAGACTGGCTTCTTTTGTTCTAATAACTTCTGGGTTTGGCTTACAGTGGCAAAGTTAATCACCAACGTTTTATTTTACACATTGAAGGAATGCTACAATGTTAGGCCAGTTTGGTTAGTTGAAGGAATGTAGGTGTTTATATGatttatctgatttttattaCCTATTGCTTTTCATTAGTTATCAAATCTGAGAGGTTGCAGATTGAACAACGTTTTTGGCCGCAGCTTATTTTTACAATAAATATATTGAAGAACTAAAATGGTTGAGAACATTACTTTGTTTGAATGCTTTTGCAGTGTTTTTGCAGGGGGGATATGCAGGAGAATTTCTATTCAAGTGTTCGTTCCATTCCTTGTCTTAATACTGAGTTGAATGTTCCTGCAGCTTTCTTTGGAAACGGTCTTTTCCTTGTATCGTAACAGTCCTATTTCTTAGCTGTTAGTCTGGCAGAGGGGTGGCTGCAATGCAGAATGATAATACTTAAGATAATAAACAATTATATAAATGTTTCTTTAGCCTGATGAATATGATATGATTGTTCGAGAACTTGGATTCGAGATGAAAGCAAAACCTTCAGAAAGGATGAAGACAGAAGAAGAATTGGCAAAAGAGGAGCAGGCACGACTCCAGAAGTTGGAGGTATACCATTGATGGGTTTAGATTGTTTTGTGGCCTGTCTTTTGGGAGTGACCGCTTATATTCATTGCTTGACCTTAGACTGGAAGTGGCTGTACTAAACTGCAATTCATCAGAGGGTGAATTCAGGAAATCTTCTGTTAGCGTTCCGTTTGCAGTGTGATATTACAACAAAAAGACATAGGTTTAGTACCTGACTAGTGAGGTTTATGAAATTAGTTGATCTTTCttcaataaaaatgtaataatcGCTTCTGTTTGCctttaaatgttttaagttACTCAGGATTGAGAGGTGCTTCTAAGTCAGGAAGAGGCAGTATCATGTTGCACAGCAGTTGAATTAATACACTGGCAAGTCATTTATTGTTTTCCTCTAGTGTTGCAAGAGACATCCAGCAATAGGATATACACATAGCTTTGCTTTGCAGAGGAATAGCATTCTCTTGGGAAATGTTGCATGCTCTGTCTATTGCACGGTGCTATGAGATTTACAGAAAGAATGAATAATTTGGTAaatgtttctttcctcctttttctttttttgttttggtataCTAGGGACACATTTAGGACTGCAGGCATTGAGTACCTTCAGGTTACCTAAGTAGCAGCATCTCTGTAGCTAGCAGTAGAAcagaaggaagatttttttttctttcttttcttgtcatCTTGTTTGAGACACAATCTATTTGGTTGCCCAGGTGGAAATCCTTTTGTAAGTGAGAGGTTCAGATATTGCCCATTGGGTCTACTCACAAATTTATTATACTTTGTGTTTACTACAAACCTGTTAGGCATATGGGAAACACTACAGAACCATAAACACTTTAAAAGCTTACATTTTCTAATAGTGATGCGCTGGTCTtgtaaacaaaacagaaaaattttaaaatatgagaatATAATGCATCTGGGAAACACGTTTTAAAGCATTCTGGATGAGCACGTACACATTGGATTAGCTTTTATCAGATTGCACTCCCCACGAAAATGAGGTATAGTAAGCTTTTGGCTGTAATCTCTCAAGttgctgttctttattttcttcagcttgttgagtttacttttttctttgtttttctcagatGTAGTATTTGAAggatagagtcatagaatggtttgggttggaagggaccttaaagatcatccagttccaagcccttGTCATGGCCAGGGATGCCtctcactagaccaggctgttcaaggccccatctaactcTTTCGTTCTGGTGTAGTTAACCTGATTGATCTAGATGGCTCACATCTATGTGTGGTATGTCTTTTAAAACACAGGCAGACCGACTGCGTCGAATGCGTGGAATAGATGAAGAGGCGAATAAAAAGAAACCCAGCCATGTGTCAGCTGATGATCTAGCTGATGGCTTTATCCTGGATAAAGATGACAGGTGTTTATTGTCTTACAAGGTAAGGTTTAAAATTTTAGAATTTTCAAAGTACCAATAAGAAGATAGAAAAATCAGTTTGGAATTGACCTTTGTGGAGACTTATAatccaacctcctgctcaaagcagggttaACTATGAAATCATCAGTTTGCTCAGGGCTTTATCCAATCTGTTCTTGGAAAATATCCAAGAGTGGAGGCTGAATATCtctctaggcagcctgttctgctGACTTTGctctctgtgaaaaagtttCCCTTTATATCCTGTCTGAAAGTCTCTTGTTTCAAATTAGGCCTGTTGCTTCTTGTTCTCCTGCTGTGGACTGTGGTGAAGAGTGTTGCTCTGCCTTCTCAGTGATTTCCTGTGTAGGTACTGGAAGATGGTTATTTTTCTGAGGGTGGACAAGCCCAGGTCTGCCTCTCATAAGACAGCTGCCCCAGCCTCTAGACAATCTTGATGGCTTTCTGCTAAACTTGCTGCAGTTGATACGTCTTGATTGTATTTGAAGGCCCAAAAGTGGACGCTGTATTCTGCGTGGTCTTAAAAGTGTCAAGTGGAGGGAAATAGTTGTTTCACTCAGTGTACTGACTATACTCCTGCTATTGTAGTAGCCTTCTATGCTGTTAGCCTGCTGGGCTGAAAAGAGGGTATTGGCCCTCctggtaattttttaaatttctgctgTATTTGATAGAGCTTCCACCAAATTTCAGCTTGAGGATGTGTGGATTTCTAAAAGAACCGTTGCCCTATGAAGTGGCTTTGATTCAGATGGCAGAGCATTATAACACTAAAACTGATGTAGTGAATCACCCTGACAGTAGCGCATGTGTGTGCACACTGAGCCTCTCATCCTCTTTCATGTCAGTAGCAAGGGAATTGCTGTTGCCCTCAAAGGGGAACACAGATTGTGaatgtaaatttaaaatgaTGATTAATAAAATCAGGATGGGAACAAATATTTGTCTGATATGCTATGTACATAaaaggaatataattttttttaatcaagaaaGCTTCCCTATGTGATGTTGAATTCTTTTGCCATATCACTTGCTAGAAGTCTCTACTTTGTGTCCTCATATACTACCTCCTGTTCTTCCAGTTGCTTACAGTCTCTTGGAAATATCCTACTATTCTTAGATGTGTATGCATGTTCTCTGCTTAAAATACCTTTTGAGCGGCACTGCTGCCATCCGCTGCTTGGTCAGGGTAGCAAGGCTCAAATCCTGTTCTTGTGTATTTAGTGACAGCTTTGCATAGTGATTCTGGCAAGGGGCTGTCACTTGATTAGTGTCTTAATGGGCTTATTTTCTCTACTGACAGGATGgaaaaattaatcttgaaaatgaagacaaggaggaaaaagacaatgaggaagaagaagaggaggaagatgggAAGGAAGATGATGAGAGTGAAGAAGAAAGCGAGGAAGAATCTGCTAATGAAGATGAGGAGGATGGTGCTGCGGATAGCCACTCTGATCTCGAATCTGATCTTGAGAGTGAAGAAGAAGCTGCAGGGAATaaggaacagaagaaacacaagACAAATGAAAATGCATCACAGAATGTGGAGGAACTAGATCCAAAAATGAAAGCTGCCACATCTGAACTTCCCTATACGTTTGCTGGTAAGCAAAGGGCTGATGCAGAGATCCCTCCTATCTTCAGGGGGTTTATAACCAGTCTTTTTTCTCTGCCCTGTATGATCTTGCCTGTTCATCCATGAAGTTTTGCTACTATTCCAAGAGTAACCTGTAACTGCGGTTTTAGTGATCAGCCTTACTCATGCTATAAGCAGTGAAAACCAGATCTGTTTCATCCcagagctgcttctgctcttcTAAGCAGCCTTAGAAATGAAAGGTAaatattgggaagaaaaatgaaattatctaTACTCCTTTCTGGAGGTCTCCATACATCCAATCCAAAGTGCTGGTGTTCGCATAAGGGAAGCCAGGATAGTACTGTTATCTGTACTTAAATGAGAAAAGATTCCTTTCTCTAGTGTTTGGATTGAAATTTTTGTCAGAGAAGATGCTCAGAGAGGCAGGATTCTGAGGTTTAATCCCAGTGCTGTAATGTCGCAGTATTGTTAGAGACGCTGAGAGTTCCACTCCTTTTGGGTCTGTGCctagaaggaaggaggaggccCATTTCAAGTAGTACACAAAACATTCATTAATACAAAGTACATAATGCATCTAACTATTGTCCTAGTGTGGATTTCTCTGACAAAAGTATCTGTCACAAGATTGAACAACCTTTCAAACAGCTTCCTTAAATGCTTGCATTTTTCCATCAAAAGGAATTAATTATATTACACAAAGCTTCTTAAATTGTTTTCAGGTTTTGGTTTAACCAGAAAGCAGTGATGTTAAAAGAATTCAAAAAGCTTAACTGGTTAGGATGTTTTCTAGCATGTGGACTTACACCAAAGACTAAATCTATGCCAGAGTGGTATTCTGTTATTAATGCTATTAATGACAAAATCCTTACTTTCCTTAATGTCCTTCATACAAAGGCTAGTTAGGTATGAATTAGACATGGAGCTAATTGTATTATGGTAAATTTATGGTTGAATGTGTGCTTAAGTTTAGTTCTGCTTTGTGCATGTCAACATAGTTGTGCTCAGCTTAGGTAGCAAATACAAAATCAATTGaatttttaataattgaaaaacattttctgacttGTGTTCGTGTATCTAGTGTTACAGATATGCAGATAGGTTATTAGTGTTGAAGAGGTGATTATTTAAAAGCTGTAGGGTATCCTTttctaaataataaatttttcaATTTGGAAATTTGTTAGTCACTTGAATTAAATATGTTATGTATGAGATTTTTGTCTGATcaatttttggttttactttctAGTTCCTGAGTCCTTTGAGACATTTAAGTCTTTATTGGCTGGAAGAACAGTAGAACAACAGCTTACTATACTGGAGAGAATTCAGAAATGCAATCATCCAAGCCTTGCAGTGGGAAACAAAGCAAAGTTGGAAGTATGaggattttgttgttttggtttggtttaagGTTTAAAATTAACCTTGAATTCCAGAGTAATTTTTAAGTATTCAGGAAGCAGTATAAAACATACATGCTGTTGTGTTGTGAATAGCAGTAGAATCAACTTACTGCTTGTCATTTTCTAACTTCTGTATCGCTGTTCTTTCGAGCTGTTTAGGAATatgtacaataaaaaaaaacctaatagttttataatattttatattgtgCTTCTTGCAGAAATTGGTTGGCTTCCTTTTGGAGTATATTGGGGAGTTAGCAACTCTGGATTTACCAGAGTTCAGAACAATTGACAAACTGGTCCTGTAAGTAATAAATTGCGTGGACTTTTGCTCCTTAATCATTTAAAGATAAAAGTCACCTAGGATAAAGCGTGTAGCATGTTGTTTGTTTCAGATAGTTCTGCAGGGATTGTAGGCAACTGGTAACATTCCAGCCCTGTAGTGTTTTAACTTTCTATCGTGTATTCATTGAACTATCAATTGTACCAAGACATTTTGCAAACCTCAGAATTTCCTTTTTGATctgcaaaatgcttttcatgGGTAATGGATAAATAATGCCATGTATGGATACAATCTTCTGTGTATGAAGTTATTTAGAATGCTGATTAAGTATTTTAAGCTTTGCAATGACAGTGTGCAGTTCCCTTTGCAATCTTCAGGGTTTTTTCATGGGTTTCCATTCTGTGACTTCACTCAGGGAACTAGATAAAAAATGGAATTGAAGAGTGTGATATTAACATCATAGAGAAGTTCCAAATAAGCACTTTGCAGGAAGTTGTCAGTTTGGCATTGCTGTTTTCAAATACCTGACAAGCAATTATAGCACCAATATAGCCAAATTTGTCTCAGAGATATACAGCAAAGGATAATAGTCAATGGACAAAGGCTGCAACAAGGGAAGTTCCAACtatatctaagaaaaaaataatcttcacaGCATAGGTACGGAACAATTTTaaaacaggtttcccagagaggctgtggaataTCCACCTTTGAAGATGTACAAAACTCAACAACCTGATCTAGCTTTGAAGTTCGCCCTGCTTTGAGCACGGTGTTGCATCAGATGATCTCCAAAGATCCCCTTCAACCAAAAATAGTCTGTGATTCCTATCTTGACTTTGCAGGCTAGACACCTTTCTTTCAGTGAGTCACTTGTttgcatgtttttatttcatgctaGAGGaagtaagttttaaaaaatctgttatATGCAGCTTTAACACTCGTTGTTCTTTTGCATTTATCAGCAAGACCCATTGATACTGTTGCACATGCTAGGCTTTGTAAAATAAAGTGTTAACGCATTTTGTTGTTTCTAGGACTGGGATTTATTAATATTACTGCAGgcatttttaactgaaaatactggaaaaactTTGGCCAAACAGATGCAGACTCTGGACTGCATCTCTCTGTAGGCAGAAACCATAGGCCAGGAGCTGACCTAACtttgtgggtattttttttcatggtttaaGTAGTAATTTTGCAAACCACATTGCTGCCTCACATGTTGTTCAACATTGCCTAAGAGTATTTAGAGTAGTGGGGTGCCCGGGATGTGCCAGCATACCTCAGTGCAGTAAAATGTAGAGTTAGGAGATTCAGAAGATGTTTTAACCATAGCAGATGATTAGAGAGtgtattttgaagttttttattgtattttatttaagattTAGAAACAACTAAATCAAAGACCTCACAAATCTCACAAGAcccaaagaaaaatatgtttctgtaCACTAAGCATATTGCAATAATAATCTATATCCTGGGTGGCTATTtctaaaaaagaatattttgtttcaggGATTTTATTATTGTAATGTAGATGGAACACAAGAAATCCTCGTACGGGTGCTTGTTTTTTATGAACGTTAACATAAATGGTGTAATATCATTGTGACTTACATTTCTTGTTAATAGGCCATTGTACAATCTTTGCCAGATGTTTCCTGAGGCAGCCAGTGACAGTATTAAGTTTATTCTTCGAGACGCTGCACATGATATGGAACAAGTAATTGAAGTCAAGGGCCGTGCAACATTTCCAGGTTTAGACACGGTAATGAATGCATAGTGCTAGTAAAATCTCTTGTTCTTTCTGTTAGTGCAGAAATGGGCGTGAATGGGAGATgacattaaatttaattttgtatttcataGTATGTATTGAATTATTAGCATCTATGACTTTTTAGGTTTCTCAATATTTAGAATTCCTTTTCTAGGGATAAGTCCTGAGAAACAACCAACCCGTTCCATATGTGTTCTTCAAAATAGAAGTATGACTCTGTAGTATTAATAAGGGAAAATTATCTTAAAATTACCGCTCTGTTTTTCATGGGAGAACATTCTTTGTTTTCCCGATAAAACCTGAATGGTAGTTCTAGGAGGAAGTGATAGTGTCAGttatatcattatttttttaattgtgttaagtgcaaatgtttaaaaatatgctCTGTAGAAGTGCACTATCTCCTAGTTTAACAAAAGCAACAATGAAATACTATTATAGTTATGAAAATACAAGATTTCTTAATACTTTGTGTCTGATAATCGCTAAATTAAGGACTCAAAGAATTGATCATTCCTTCTTGTATTAGTAATATTCAAAAATTTCAGTGGCTGCGCTATCTGTGAACAGACTCTTTTTCCATGTCGAGGTAAATGGCTGTTAGGGAATTCAAGAATGGAGCATATGGAAAATGAATATTTGTTTATTGTAGTAAAGAGTTTCAAAGACAAACCATAAATCAGTAATTCAAGGGATGCTCTGTGTTGTCTTGTCTCCCAGCTTGATGAAGCAGTGCTCCCTAATGGAATACTCAGActattgaaagaaaatagaggGTAGGATTTGCTTGGAAGACTTGGTTCTTTCagcttggaaaatatttatattgcatTCTTTTGAAGAGTCTTTTTTCAGGATGTTTTGGATTTTGCAGGAAATGTATTGTAGAGAGCTTTTAActcctgtttttattttgtcactGTCAGCCTTATGCCACCAATCACACGTCTGAATTTCACTCCCTTCAGTGGACTTTTCCAGGTTTCAAGCCATCGTTACCTTTTAGGGTAGAATTATATGACTCTCCTAGTCTCAAAGCACATGTATGAATGAATGTCCCTTAGACCGGTTGTGTTAGTAGACCTTACATGTGCCTGTACTTCATCATACCTGCAATTTGGACTGTGGTGTTTAGTAACCAAAATAGTTCAAGAGAATATTTGTTTATGGCAGAAACTTcatcaaaagaaacagagcTGAAACTGTAAAACTTTATTTGCATATAGCTCACTACGTAAATAACCACTTAGATAGTTGTCAGAATTACCTTGCAACTGATGTTTCAGTTCCTTATGGTCTTGACAGGAGGTCATTTGTAGCTTGCTAACAAGTCCCCTTCAGTAAAAGTGTTGCTTGTGTTGAGGTCCTGTTTAAAGGTGTCACAGGTTCTGTGTGGCCACTTTCTCATTTGTTTATGTGGTATGAGAGTATGGGATTATGGTGGGCTGAAGGGGGTCACATTTTCTTATGGAATAAATGGAATTGGGAGGCGTAGTTCCTTCTTGGTTATTCTTTCAGCTGCCTCATTGAATTAATGTGTCATTAGACCTATAATAGAAATTCCACTTTCTCACATAACTTAAACAGTCATCTAAGTTAATAAGTCATGTCTCAGATTTCTCAAAATGAAGTGCACTGTAGTATTTTTAGACAATGTGGCAGTTATTCATCAGTTACATACATGTAAATTCAATATCCTGGGAAAAATGTCTTAACTAGATCTTTCATTACTCTTTTATGTGCTATCAgcttatttatttgaaaattacaTCACTGCTGTTTCCAACTTCTGACTTCTGGCATCCAGTTGTAACACCTGCTTTTATATACATGAGTCAGCTACTTACTAAGGTATGTCTGATATTGTACCTGAGTGTAcaacttcattttcttgtttctttctcgGACTGCAAATATATGCATTAGCATTAATGTGTATATTTGAAATGTACTGAAAAGACAGCTTTCTAATTGGTGTAGTCACAGATAGTAATgaagtgaagaggaaaaaagctttGCAGAGTACAGTGCAACTCACAAATCTAGCATTGTCAAGCTGTCACACAAGAATTATTTATATGGCAAATTGCATAGGACTAATAAAATGAGCTGAAAGCAGTCTGAAATCGTTCATTAGTGATTTCCATAAATTGCATTTGTTCCTACTTAAGAAATACATTTACTTGAAAATTTGTTCTAATTTAAAACGTCCCTAGTGCAGTTCATTGCAGATAAAATATCCAAATATCATGTTCATGTGTTTCAACAGTTGAGCTAGTTGTTGTGTTGCTGTCAGATGTCCAAGTTGCCTTGAGCCTTGTATTTTCTTggttcatttctgaaaatggaTATAGAGCATTGAAGTAGGACTACAATTTAAGAATAGACCAGATGGCAGAGCAAACAAGCAAGAAGAACTTACTGTTTGTGGTTTAGCACCTTCTAGTGGCTAAACCAGTTCTGACAGACTTCTTACTTAGTTCTGCATATTCTCTTTAGTGAGGGCAGGGGAAAGCAAAAAGCTATGGTTTTACAGATTCCAAAAGTAATACAACTTATTtaatacttctgcttttttggAGATCCTATATTTGTTTGTGATGTATAGAGTTAAGTTATAATTATGAATAtattgtgcctttttttttttttcagtgtcgCATCACAACATTGCCAGATGTTATTAAAGGGTTGTTTATATGCTGTTTGTTCCTGGAATATGTTTCTTTCTCCAGAAGATTTGTACCAGAACTCATCAATTTTCTTCTTGGAGTACTTCACATATCTTTACCGAAAAAACAGGCCCAGGGTGAGTTTGCTTAGAGTAAATGACTAATAAATATTAGTATTGGAGtttatcttttaatttccaGTAAAAATCTTTCACATGGAATTTATTGTTTGGAAAAGAAGACCAAATTCATCTGCTAGGCTACATGACCTTGATTATTGCGCATCTTGTTATGAACTAGATCCTCTAGTGTTGTTGGCAGGAAGGAAAGAACTGAAGTTATTAAAGGAAATGAAGTCACATTGCCTACAGTGCTGTATTTTGGCAGTATTGTTGTTCTAAATAGACTGTGGTTGAGCTGTGCTCTGAAATCCATAGTCCCCCATGATTACCCTGTATCTTCACAGCAAGGCAGCAGCTAATACTGCAGATACCCTCCCTCTTCAGCTAACAGCCCTACCACCGAGATAAATGAGAGAAGTATATCACAAAGttggtatttttcctttttatttgacATGGATTTGTTGTAGTGTAACAAAGGGCAGCTATCAGCACAGGCAGGATTAGTAAACTTAGCAACTGGCACAGcccacaggaaaaataaaactgtattcAGTTTGATCCATATGctagcaaattatttttgtttgctgttctttGTCTTTCGTTCAAATTTTTCGTTTGGATTCATTTCTAACTTTAAAGTTATTCTACACCTGGGGCTTTTTTGTTGATGAGTTTAGTGACAGTAATTCATTTATAAGGGGCTTTGTCAGAGCGTAGTAACTGGATCACTTAGCATGCCTGAAAGGACTTCAGGAAGGATATTatcaactgaaaaattaaattatttgttgGCAAACTTACAAGAAGTCTGGGATCTAATAAACTATAGGCTATGTATTAATATGCTCATCACTCGTGATAAGACACCTGGAGAATCTCTGTCCTCTAAGTAGTCGTCAATCTAGTGAGGAAGGTTCAGTTTCTGTTGCTGCGGCATTCCAGTACACCTTCAGTGGTACTGAGTGGTTGTCTTGCAGCTCCATTCTGTTTTTTCCGTTTAGGACTTCTATGCCTTTCCATGCTGGCTGTTTGGTTTTgcgttttttttaatttttgagcTACTAATGATCCCTTTTCTTAACAAGCCCAGCATTGCAGTTTCACATTTATTATCCTGTATGGCTGTACCCTACAGACTTTCTCCCAGCTGTTTCTTACAGCTTAGCAAGTTTCCTCTG
The window above is part of the Phaenicophaeus curvirostris isolate KB17595 chromosome 4, BPBGC_Pcur_1.0, whole genome shotgun sequence genome. Proteins encoded here:
- the NOP14 gene encoding nucleolar protein 14; protein product: MGKAAKRKRKASAASAAKGPVKSALAMVRSNPFEVKVNRQKFNILGRKTKNDVGLPGVSRSKAIRKRTQTLLKEYKERGKTNVFKDKRFGEYDTKISPEEKMIRRFALERQQNYGKKNIYNLNEDEELTHYGQSLAEIEKLNDIVDSDSDTEEKGTLSAELTAAHFGGGGGLLRKKVSSGQQDEEEEKPKSRKELIEEMIAKSKQEKQERQNRRESALELTEKLDNDWKEVHSLIARKPPKSERKDKEVEKPKPDEYDMIVRELGFEMKAKPSERMKTEEELAKEEQARLQKLEADRLRRMRGIDEEANKKKPSHVSADDLADGFILDKDDRCLLSYKDGKINLENEDKEEKDNEEEEEEEDGKEDDESEEESEEESANEDEEDGAADSHSDLESDLESEEEAAGNKEQKKHKTNENASQNVEELDPKMKAATSELPYTFAVPESFETFKSLLAGRTVEQQLTILERIQKCNHPSLAVGNKAKLEKLVGFLLEYIGELATLDLPEFRTIDKLVLPLYNLCQMFPEAASDSIKFILRDAAHDMEQVIEVKGRATFPGLDTLIYLKITSLLFPTSDFWHPVVTPAFIYMSQLLTKCRITTLPDVIKGLFICCLFLEYVSFSRRFVPELINFLLGVLHISLPKKQAQGYTVVHPFTPVGKNLELLLACDKQDLESWQKQHLPLSTVTGLKETSRTEMNHIRLSCIALCFDLIKKCTALYESLPSFHEIMHPIRILLTQHVPVNEYPEKLQELYHSALKELETKEKRYTPLVCEKKKPVPLKQYTPKIVKVLEFGRKQAGSKKEQERKQLIQRHKRELKGAIREIRKDNQFLARTQLSEIMERDSARKRKVKELLGSLATQEGEWKAMKRKKGKT